A stretch of the Taeniopygia guttata chromosome 3, bTaeGut7.mat, whole genome shotgun sequence genome encodes the following:
- the CCDC85A gene encoding coiled-coil domain-containing protein 85A isoform X4: protein MSKVAAESCGAAPAEDLSKVSDEELLKWSKEELIRSLRRAEAEKMSAMLDHSNLIREVNRRLQLHLGEIRGLKDINQKLQEDNQELRDLCCFLDDDRQKGKRVSREWQRLGRYSASVMHKEVALYMQKLKELEVRQEEVVKENLELKELCVLLDEEKSGGAGSRSSIDSQISLCQLTATSAYIRDVGDGSSTSSTGSTDSPDHHKHHPSTSPEHLQKPRGEGSPEHQKHRSISPEHLQKPRSSGSPDHHLKGPSPEHHKTIVKVPEQQKHSSSSPETIPKHVLSSSPEHFQKQRPGGSPEHQKHSGGSPDHLQKHTPSGSTEHLHKVRGSSPEHLKQHYGGSPEHLKHLSGGSREGTLRRQVTDELSPHHRSLYNGMNGFCSVTKSKKKT from the exons ATGTCCAAAGTGGCGGCGGAAAGTTGCGGAGCAGCGCCGGCCGAAGACTTGTCCAAGGTGTCGGACGAGGAGCTGCTTAAGTGGAGCAAGGAGGAGCTGATCCGCAGCCTCCGCCGCGCCGAGGCCGAGAAGATGAGCGCGATGCTGGACCACAGCAACCTCATCCGCGAGGTGAACCGCCGCCTCCAGCTCCACCTCGGCGAGATCCGCGGCTTGAAG GACATCAACCAGAAGCTGCAGGAAGATAACCAGGAGCTGAGGGACCTTTGCTGCTTCCTGGATGACGACCGGCAGAAGGGCAAGAGGGTGTCCCGCGAgtggcagaggctgggcaggTACAGCGCCAGTGTCATGCACAAGGAGGTGGCCTTATACATGCAGAAGCTGAAAGAGCTGGAAGTGAGGCAAGAAGAAGTGGTTAAGGAGAACCTGGAGCTGAAGGAGTTGTGTGTGTTGCTGGATGAGGAGAAGAGTGGAGGAGCAGGCAGCCGGAGCTCTATCGACAGCCAGATCAGCCTGTGCCAGCTGACTGCCACCAGTGCGTACATCAGAGATGttggggatggcagcagcacctccagcacgGGTAGCACAGACAGCCCAGACCATCACAAACACCACCCAAGTACCAGTCCAGAACACCTGCAAAAACCTCGGGGGGAAGGAAGCCCTGAGCATCAGAAACACCGGAGCATCAGCCCAGAGCACCTGCAGAAGCCCAGGAGTTCTGGCAGTCCTGACCATCACCTGAAAGGGCCGAGCCCTGAGCATCACAAAACCATTGTCAAAGTACCTGAACAAcaaaagcacagcagcagcagtccaGAAACTATCCCAAAGCATGTTTTGAGTAGTAGTCCTGAACACTTTCAAAAGCAGAGGCCTGGTGGTAGCCCTGAGCATCAAAAGCACAGCGGTGGCAGCCCAGATCACCTTCAAAAGCACACGCCCAGTGGAAGTACAGAGCACCTCCACAAGGTGAGGGGTTCGAGCCCAGAGCATCTCAAACAACATTATGGAGGGAGCCCAGAGCACCTCAAACACCTCAGCGGAGGCAGCAGAGAAGGAACCCTCAGGAGACAAGTGACAGATGAGCTGTCCCCTCACCACAGGAGTTTGTACAACGGAATGAATG
- the CCDC85A gene encoding coiled-coil domain-containing protein 85A isoform X3 — protein MSKVAAESCGAAPAEDLSKVSDEELLKWSKEELIRSLRRAEAEKMSAMLDHSNLIREVNRRLQLHLGEIRGLKDINQKLQEDNQELRDLCCFLDDDRQKGKRVSREWQRLGRYSASVMHKEVALYMQKLKELEVRQEEVVKENLELKELCVLLDEEKSGGAGSRSSIDSQISLCQLTATSAYIRDVGDGSSTSSTGSTDSPDHHKHHPSTSPEHLQKPRGEGSPEHQKHRSISPEHLQKPRSSGSPDHHLKGPSPEHHKTIVKVPEQQKHSSSSPETIPKHVLSSSPEHFQKQRPGGSPEHQKHSGGSPDHLQKHTPSGSTEHLHKVRGSSPEHLKQHYGGSPEHLKHLSGGSREGTLRRQVTDELSPHHRSLYNGMNGCVEETWRCCRVVPWN, from the exons ATGTCCAAAGTGGCGGCGGAAAGTTGCGGAGCAGCGCCGGCCGAAGACTTGTCCAAGGTGTCGGACGAGGAGCTGCTTAAGTGGAGCAAGGAGGAGCTGATCCGCAGCCTCCGCCGCGCCGAGGCCGAGAAGATGAGCGCGATGCTGGACCACAGCAACCTCATCCGCGAGGTGAACCGCCGCCTCCAGCTCCACCTCGGCGAGATCCGCGGCTTGAAG GACATCAACCAGAAGCTGCAGGAAGATAACCAGGAGCTGAGGGACCTTTGCTGCTTCCTGGATGACGACCGGCAGAAGGGCAAGAGGGTGTCCCGCGAgtggcagaggctgggcaggTACAGCGCCAGTGTCATGCACAAGGAGGTGGCCTTATACATGCAGAAGCTGAAAGAGCTGGAAGTGAGGCAAGAAGAAGTGGTTAAGGAGAACCTGGAGCTGAAGGAGTTGTGTGTGTTGCTGGATGAGGAGAAGAGTGGAGGAGCAGGCAGCCGGAGCTCTATCGACAGCCAGATCAGCCTGTGCCAGCTGACTGCCACCAGTGCGTACATCAGAGATGttggggatggcagcagcacctccagcacgGGTAGCACAGACAGCCCAGACCATCACAAACACCACCCAAGTACCAGTCCAGAACACCTGCAAAAACCTCGGGGGGAAGGAAGCCCTGAGCATCAGAAACACCGGAGCATCAGCCCAGAGCACCTGCAGAAGCCCAGGAGTTCTGGCAGTCCTGACCATCACCTGAAAGGGCCGAGCCCTGAGCATCACAAAACCATTGTCAAAGTACCTGAACAAcaaaagcacagcagcagcagtccaGAAACTATCCCAAAGCATGTTTTGAGTAGTAGTCCTGAACACTTTCAAAAGCAGAGGCCTGGTGGTAGCCCTGAGCATCAAAAGCACAGCGGTGGCAGCCCAGATCACCTTCAAAAGCACACGCCCAGTGGAAGTACAGAGCACCTCCACAAGGTGAGGGGTTCGAGCCCAGAGCATCTCAAACAACATTATGGAGGGAGCCCAGAGCACCTCAAACACCTCAGCGGAGGCAGCAGAGAAGGAACCCTCAGGAGACAAGTGACAGATGAGCTGTCCCCTCACCACAGGAGTTTGTACAACGGAATGAATG